In Papaver somniferum cultivar HN1 chromosome 1, ASM357369v1, whole genome shotgun sequence, a genomic segment contains:
- the LOC113297621 gene encoding protein disulfide-isomerase SCO2-like, with the protein MLVTNPKLFSPIPLKSSFFASSSSIKLSSSCTVTCQATEVPYKVPQWFQSSKPIFAAINTTVGLPPQGGTTNVDGLREITTVNNDNSSSSNTTRVNAKERWSRDRESYLRDNDDALPLPMTVPDCSPVSPDEIDRRFQCDPVIEDCKEVVYEWTGKCRSCQGSGFVSYYNKRGKETICKCIPCQGIGYVQKITARKDIEVMEDIDNDKPTWQ; encoded by the exons ATGTTGGtaacaaaccctaaattgtttTCACCCATTCCTTTAAAATCATCATTTTTTGCTTCTTCCTCTTCCATTAAACTATCTTCATCTTGTACAGTAACTTGTCAAGCGACAGAAGTTCCATATAAAGTACCTCAATGGTTTCAATCTTCAAAACCCATTTTTGCTGCCATTAATACCACTGTTGGTTTACCTCCGCAAGGTGGAACAACAAATGTTGATGGGTTAAGAGAAATTACTACAGTGAACAATGATAATAGTAGTAGTAGTAATACTACTAGGGTTAATGCTAAGGAACGATGGTCTAGAGATAGAGAGAGTTATTTAAGAGATAATGATGATGCTCTTCCTCTTCCCATGACTGTTCCTGATTGTTCTCCTGTCTCTCCCGATGAAATTGATCGTCGTTTTCAATGTGATCCTGTCATTGAG GATTGTAAAGAGGTTGTTTATGAATGGACTGGAAAATGTAGAAGTTGTCAAGGTTCTGGATTTGTGAGTTATTATAACAAAAGAGGCAAGGAGACTATATGTAAATGCATCCCCTGTCAAGGAATCg GATATGTTCAGAAAATCACCGCTAGGAAGGACATTGAAGTAATGGAGGATATAGACAACGATAAACCAACTTGGCAATAA